The Subtercola sp. PAMC28395 genome segment CGTGACCCGTCTCGGTCATGGCGAATGCACCGGGCACAGCAAGGCTCATGATGCCGGGCAGGAAGGTGTTGTGGTGGTATTCGGTTCCGAGGTGCAGCACAGCTGCACCGAACAGGCCCCACTGCACGCCGGATTTGATCTGGAGCGAGGGGTCGGCCGTCACGAGTTCTTCGAAACCCGCGATGTTGCCGCCGTGGTCGTCCTGCCCGCCGAGCCTCGTCGGGAACGCCTTGTTCACAGCGCCCTCTGCCACGAGCAGGTGGAGCTGGTCGAGGACTCTCTGGCGATGTTCGGAGAGGGTCTGGCCCTCGATGCGCTGCATCTCTGGGCGCGCTGTGACCCGACGCGCTTCGAGGCGGGCCTCGGCCCAGGTGCCCAGCAGATATTCACCCAGCAACGCGACATCGACAGTCGGCGCAGGGGTGCTGGCCACGAAGGCACCCGAGGTCGACCCATTCACACGCGAATTCTTCGTCGCGCCACCGGACGATGCCGGACGTCGTATCGGCGCCTCGTGTGGGGCAGAAGCCGGAGAAGTGGTGACCATCATTGGTGTCCTCGTCTGTCGAGTGCGTTCAGTGCTGCTCAATCGTGGGGGAATGACTCTCCCCACTGAGTGAGTTCTCCCTCACAGTAAAGGCGAGGCACTGCACGCCCAAGCCGACAGTGCCGGGGCTACAAACTCCCCATGGCCGTATGCTCACCAGTTTGTGAGAACCTCCAATAGACCAGCGTCTTCACAGCAGAGAACGCACAAGGCTGCACCGGTCCCACTGAACGCTGGCCGAACCAGACGGCAGCGCGCATTGAGCCCGATGCGGTCAGACGTTGGCCGCAACGACTTCGAGCAGCCCCTCGCCGAAGGTGTCGAGCTTCTTCTGGCCGATACCGGCGACTCCGTCGAGGTCAGCGGCAACCAGCGGTCGCCTCACGGCGATCTCGCGGAGTGTCGCATCGTGGAAGATCACGTACGCGGGCACACCCATCGTCTTGGCCGTCGTCGACCGCCAGGCACGAAGGGCCTCGAAAAGCGAGATGGCGTCGTCTGGCAGGTCGGCAACTGCGCGCGCCTGTTTCGCGCGCGAACCGCCCGTGCCTGAGCCGGACGAACCCGCGGCGCGGTCTGGCTCCAATCGCATCGGCACCGTCACAGCCCCGCTCAACACGTCGATGCTGGCAGGCGCAAGCACAAGGGTGCCGAACCCGTCGTCGTTCACTGCAAGAAGGCCCTTTGCCAGCAGTTGGCGCACCACACTTCTCCACTGCTGCTCGGAGAGTTCTGAACCGATGCCCCAGACCGCGAGCTCATCGTGACCATACTGGTCGACCCTGGGCGTCTTCTTCGCGCGCAGGATGTCGATGAGATGCCCTGCACCGAACTTCTGGTTGCGTTCGCGCTGCAACCGCACCACGGTCGAAAGCAGCTTCTGAGCGGGAATGGTGCCATCCCACGAGACAGGCGGCACCAGGCAGGTGTCACAGTTGCCGCATGGCACACTCGTCTGGCCGAAGTAGCCGAGCAGGTTCACCCGCCGGCAGTCGATCGTCTCGCAGAGCGCGAGCATGGCATCGAGGTGGGAGGAGAGTTTGCGGCGGTGTGCGAGGTCACCCGGGGACTGCTCGATCATTCTGCGCTGCTGCACCACGTCTTGCAGGCCGTAGGCCAGCCAGGCCGTCGACGGTTGGCCGTCTCGACCGGCCCGACCTGTCTCCTGGTAGTAGCCCTCCACCGATTTCGGCAGGTCGATGTGCGCGACGAACCTCACGTCGGGCTTGTCGATACCCATGCCGAACGCGATCGTGGCCACGATGACCACGCCGTCTTCGCGCAGGAACCGTGCCTGGGTGCGGGAGCGCAGCCCGCTCTCCAGCCCCGCGTGGTACGGCAGCGCGTTGACCCCGTTCGCCGAAAGGAATTGCGCTGTCTGCTCGACGGTCTTGCGTGAGAGGCAGTACACGATGCCCGCGTCGCCATCGTGCTCGCGACGGATCAACGAGAGCAGTTGCTGCCGCACCTCGCCTTTACCCTCGATGCGATACCGGATGTTCGGCCGATCGAAGCTCGCGACGTAGTGCCGCGCGTCGCCGAGTTTCAGTCTCTGCGTGATCTCGGTGTGGGTTGCAGCCGTCGCCGTCGCCGTCAGGGCGATCCTCGGAACCTCGGGCCAGCGGTCGGCCAGATCGGAAAGACTCAGGTAGTCGGGCCTGAAGTCATGGCCCCACTGCGACACGCAGTGGGCTTCGTCGATCGCGAAGAGAGCAATTCTCCCGTTGTCGAGAAACCGCTTCGTGCTCTCGGACGAGAGTCGCTCTGGTGCCACGTACAGCAGATCGAGTTCGCCGGCGAGATACGCACTCTCGACCCGATCGCGTTCTGAGGCGTCTTGGGTCGAGTTCAGGAATGCCGCCCTCACCCCGACCGCCAACAAAGCGTCGACCTGATCCTGCATGAGAGCAATGAGAGGAGAGATGACAACCCCGGTGCCGTCACGAAGGAGCGCAGGGATCTGGTAACACAACGACTTGCCACCGCCGGTCGGCATCAGCACAACAGCGTCACCACCCGCGGCCACGTGGCTGATGACGGCGGCCTGGTCGCCGCGGAAGTCGTCGTAACCGAACACTCTCTTGAGCAACTGGCGCGCTGGGTCAGCCTGCTCGAGCCCTGCCTGCTCGGGGCTGACCTGCTCGGGGCTGGCCTGCTCAGGTCTGGCCTGCTCAGGGCTGGCCTGCTCAGGTCTGGCCTCTGCAGACCCGCCGCCGACCCGCGTACTCACCGCATCATCGAGAGTGGGTGCAGCAGAGTCGAATGTCATGTGCCCAGCTTAGTTTTGACTCCTGACACACCACCCCTGCCTGTTCGACCCTGTGGAGAACTTCTCTCCACAGCATGATCAACAGACCACGTGCCGCGTTAGGCTCGGGTCACATGATCCCCACGCTTCTCGGAATCACAGGCGCCTTGGTCTACGGTTCTGCCGACTTTCTCGGCGGCCTCGCCTCGAAGCGCCTGAACCCGGTGCTCGTGACAGCGCTGGCGGCAGCATCCGGCCTCGCGATTCTCCTCGCCGTCTACCCGATCATCGGCGGCGCCTTCAGCTGGTCGGCAGCGATCTGGGGAGCCCTCTCCGGTGTCGCCGGTGCGATCGCACTTTCGCTCCTCTATGCCTGCCTCGCCATCGGGCCGATGAGCATCCTCTCGCCGCTCACTGCCCTCGTCTCGGCGATCGTACCCATGGTTGTCGGCTTGCTGACAGGCACACGGTTCGGCATCATCGGCTACCTCGGCCTGGTTGTCGCACTGGTCGCGGTCGTGCTCGTCGGCTTCGTGCCCGAGAAGGGTGCAGTGCGACCGAGTCTTCGCGGCATCGGTATGGCCGTCGGCTCGGGAGCGATGATCGGCGTCTTTCTGATTCTGATCAACCAGACTCCAGAAGACTCCGGAATCGTGCCGCTGCTCTTCAATCGAGCGGTGAATGCGACCCTGCTGTTGGGCGTCGCTCTGGTGATCTTTCTCACGAGTCGCACGAAGAGAGCCGGCGTCGACGCCGGAACGCGGACTGGATCTCCCGCCAGGCTCGGAGTGTCGCTTGCTGCCGGGTGCGGCATCGTCGACGCCCTGGGCAATATTCTGCTGCTTACCGGGTTGCACCTCGGCGACCTGGTCACCATGTCGGTACTCACGGCGATGTATCCGGCCGGAACCATCATTCTCGCCGCGATCGTGTTGCGCGAGCGCATCGCGCCCGTGCAGATCGTCGGCCTGGTTCTGGCGTTGTCAGCTGCCGGAATGCTCGCCCTCGGGTAGGCCACTACACGAGTGGGGCCCGTACCCACTACGGTAAGAAAGAAATCGCCGAATTCTCGGCAGATTGCAACAGTTTGACTAGCGCACAGCGCGCGCCTCGAGGGGAACACTCATCATGGATTTTTGGAACAACATCTGGAACGTCATCGGCATCTTCTTCTGGAGCTTCGCGTTCATCGCGTACCTCTTCGCTCTGTTTGCGATCATCGGTGACCTGTTCCGCGACCACAAACTGAACGGCGTCTTCAAGGCGATCTGGATCCTCTTCCTGATCTTCGTGCCGTTCCTCACCGCGCTGGTCTACCTGATCGCCCGTGGCGGCGGCATGGCAGAGCGCCAGGTCAAACAGGTCAAAGAAGCCCAGTCGGCCACCGACCAGTACATCCGCACGGTTGCAGGCTCGAGCCCGTCTGACGAGATTGCCAAGGCGAAGGCCCTCCTCGACGCTGGCACGATCACCTCGGTCGAATACGACGCGATCAAGGCACACGCCCTTTCAGGCAAGTAGAACACACAGCTCACACACCGATTCACGTCGCGGCCGGTTCGGGCACGACGAGTCAGTCGCAGAGCGAAGAAGCCCCGCCGGTCATCCAGTTGACCGTCGGGGCTTCTTCGTGCAGCATGCGTATCCCGGGCTACCGCTTCGGCAGCGCACGGTCGAGGTCGTCGATCAGATCATCGACGTTCTCGATACCGACCGACAGGCGAATGATGTTGTCAGGCACTTCGAGGGCGGTCCCTCGCACCGAGGCGTGCGTCATCTCGCTGGGGTACCCCACGAGCGATTCGACACCACCGAGCGACTCGGCGAGCTGGAACACCTTCGTCGACTCGGCGAACTTGCGCGCGGCCTTGGCACCCGCCCGGATTCCGAGCGAGATCATGCCACCGAAACCCGACATCTGCTTCTTCGCGAGCTCGTGCCCGGGGTGCGACTCCAGGCCCGGGTAGTAGATGCGCTCGATTGCCGGATGACCGACCAGGTGTTCGGCGATCGCCTGGGCATTGGCGCTGTGCCTGTCCATGCGAACGGCCAACGTCTTGATTCCGCGGACGGTGAGCCACGCATCCATCGGCCCGGAGACAGCGCCCGCGGCGAACTGCTGGAAACCCACCTTGTCGGCAAGCTCCGCGTCGCTCATGACGAGGGCTCCCCCGAGAATGTCGGAGTGGCCGCCGAGGTACTTCGTGGTCGAGTGCACCACAACGTCGGCCCCGAGCGCCAGCGGCTTCTGGAGGTAGGGCGATGCAAAGGTGTTGTCGACCACC includes the following:
- the recQ gene encoding DNA helicase RecQ, which translates into the protein MTFDSAAPTLDDAVSTRVGGGSAEARPEQASPEQARPEQASPEQVSPEQAGLEQADPARQLLKRVFGYDDFRGDQAAVISHVAAGGDAVVLMPTGGGKSLCYQIPALLRDGTGVVISPLIALMQDQVDALLAVGVRAAFLNSTQDASERDRVESAYLAGELDLLYVAPERLSSESTKRFLDNGRIALFAIDEAHCVSQWGHDFRPDYLSLSDLADRWPEVPRIALTATATAATHTEITQRLKLGDARHYVASFDRPNIRYRIEGKGEVRQQLLSLIRREHDGDAGIVYCLSRKTVEQTAQFLSANGVNALPYHAGLESGLRSRTQARFLREDGVVIVATIAFGMGIDKPDVRFVAHIDLPKSVEGYYQETGRAGRDGQPSTAWLAYGLQDVVQQRRMIEQSPGDLAHRRKLSSHLDAMLALCETIDCRRVNLLGYFGQTSVPCGNCDTCLVPPVSWDGTIPAQKLLSTVVRLQRERNQKFGAGHLIDILRAKKTPRVDQYGHDELAVWGIGSELSEQQWRSVVRQLLAKGLLAVNDDGFGTLVLAPASIDVLSGAVTVPMRLEPDRAAGSSGSGTGGSRAKQARAVADLPDDAISLFEALRAWRSTTAKTMGVPAYVIFHDATLREIAVRRPLVAADLDGVAGIGQKKLDTFGEGLLEVVAANV
- a CDS encoding DMT family transporter gives rise to the protein MIPTLLGITGALVYGSADFLGGLASKRLNPVLVTALAAASGLAILLAVYPIIGGAFSWSAAIWGALSGVAGAIALSLLYACLAIGPMSILSPLTALVSAIVPMVVGLLTGTRFGIIGYLGLVVALVAVVLVGFVPEKGAVRPSLRGIGMAVGSGAMIGVFLILINQTPEDSGIVPLLFNRAVNATLLLGVALVIFLTSRTKRAGVDAGTRTGSPARLGVSLAAGCGIVDALGNILLLTGLHLGDLVTMSVLTAMYPAGTIILAAIVLRERIAPVQIVGLVLALSAAGMLALG
- a CDS encoding SHOCT domain-containing protein → MDFWNNIWNVIGIFFWSFAFIAYLFALFAIIGDLFRDHKLNGVFKAIWILFLIFVPFLTALVYLIARGGGMAERQVKQVKEAQSATDQYIRTVAGSSPSDEIAKAKALLDAGTITSVEYDAIKAHALSGK
- a CDS encoding cystathionine gamma-synthase, producing MPNKQHFETLAIHAGQEFDPTTGAIIPPIYQTSTFVQNGIGNFRGGYEYARGGNPTRTSLETLLAALEGGTHAFSFASGLAAEDALLRAVLEPGDHVVLGNDVYGGTHRLINKIHSRSGIENDTVEMMDLNAVQKAVVKGKTKVLWLETPSNPLMKISDVGELAEIGHAAGAIVVVDNTFASPYLQKPLALGADVVVHSTTKYLGGHSDILGGALVMSDAELADKVGFQQFAAGAVSGPMDAWLTVRGIKTLAVRMDRHSANAQAIAEHLVGHPAIERIYYPGLESHPGHELAKKQMSGFGGMISLGIRAGAKAARKFAESTKVFQLAESLGGVESLVGYPSEMTHASVRGTALEVPDNIIRLSVGIENVDDLIDDLDRALPKR